A genomic window from Pocillopora verrucosa isolate sample1 chromosome 7, ASM3666991v2, whole genome shotgun sequence includes:
- the LOC131793552 gene encoding fibrillin-1-like, translating to MSADFKRFLISVLLPSIFTAATCSPEVCIADQCRNLEFGPEKAFEGKRLVNHTIRTVEITVSRFCENLCYMEPDCVSINLYTRGDGNGNYKCELNNATHEGHEGELIEEEMYSYHAAESNCVQNPCKNNATCQSGFTKKGYRCLCTAGFEGPICERDINECARGLLKCSSGAFCNNTKGSYNCTCKHGFTGNGRECKDIDECVGRSHSCSPDAYCNNTKGSYNCTCKPGFTWSGRDCEDIDECVEGSHSCSPDAYCNNTKGSYNCTCKPGFTGSGGKCKDINECLGTLHTCSHHAFCNNTKGSYSCTCKHGLIGNGRKCKEATSCKEIHEISSVSSVVTFLVDSQPLSVFCHMGNFGCGDGGWTPVMKIDGTKTTFHYDSQYWSNYDEYNLPGGETGFDERETKLPIYWNTSFSKICLGMKIDEQLRFIVIKQEADSLYSLIADEQYRHTLLGRDGWKELIGSQASLQKNCNKEGFNAISGRSDRSKVRIGIVSNEQDDCHSCNSLIGFGTGSHPNDAKSCGNEADVYDSDNEQKSIKAMGYILVQ from the exons ATGTCTGCTGATTTCAAGCGCTTTCTCATTTCCGTTCTCTTGCCTTCTATTTTCACAGCAGCTACATGTTCTCCAG AAGTCTGCATCGCAGACCAGTGTCGCAATTTGGAGTTTGGGCCTGAGAAAGCATTTGAAGGGAAACGCCTTGTAAACCACACAATTCGCACCGTGGAAATAACAGTTTCCAGGTTCTGTGAAAACTTGTGTTATATGGAGCCCGACTGCGTCAGCATTAATCTTTATACACGGGGAGATGGAAATGGAAACTATaaatgtgaactgaataatGCTACTCATGAAGGACACGAAGGAGAGTTGATAGAAGAAGAGATGTATTCTTATCACGCAGCTGAG aGCAATTGTGTACAAAATCCTTGTAAGAACAATGCTACTTGTCAGAGCGGATTTACTAAGAAAGGTTATCGGTGTCTTTGTACCGCTGGATTTGAAGGTCCGATTTGCGAAAGAG ACATCAACGAATGTGCTCGCGGGCTACTCAAATGCAGCTCTGGTGCGTTttgcaacaataccaaaggTTCATACAATTGCACATGCAAACATGGATTCACGGGAAATGGACGAGAATGTAAAG ACATCGATGAGTGTGTCGGAAGGTCACACTCATGCAGCCCTGATGCCTATTGCAACAACACCAAAGGGTcttacaactgtacatgtaaacctgGATTCACTTGGAGTGGAAGAGACTGCGAGG ACATCGATGAGTGTGTCGAAGGGTCACACTCATGCAGCCCTGATGCCTATTGCAACAACACCAAAGGGTcttacaactgtacatgtaaacctgGATTCACTGGGAGTGGAGGAAAATGCAAGG ATATCAACGAGTGTCTTGGCACGTTACACACCTGCAGTCATCACGCATTTTGCAATAACACCAAAGGGTCATACAGCTGTACATGTAAACATGGACTCATTGGAAATGGACGAAAATGTAAAG aagctACCTCgtgtaaagaaattcatgaaat ATCCAGTGTGAGTAGTGTGGTTACCTTTCTTGTTGACTCCCAACCGTTGTCCGTTTTTTGCCACATGGGAAATTTTGGGtgcggagatggaggatggacgccagTTATGAAGATTGACGGCACAAAG ACCACCTTCCATTATGACTCGCAGTATTGGAGCAATTACGATGAATACAACCTCCCCGGTGGAGAGACTGGGTTTGACGAACGGGAAACAAAGCTACCCATCTACTGGAACACCTCCTTCTCCAAAATATGTCTCGGAATGAAGATCGACGAACAGCTCAGGTTCATCGTCATCAAACAGGAAGCTGACTCTCtgtactcactgatcgctgatgaGCAATACCGGCACACCTTACTGGGTCGTGACGGGTGGAAAGAGTTGATTGGCAGCCAGGCCTCATTACAGAAAAACTGCAACAAGGAAGGATTCAATGCCATTAGCGGTCGAAGTGATCGTTCTAAAGTTAGAATTGGTATTGTTAGCAATGAGCAGGACGACTGTCATTCATGCAACTCTTTGATTGGATTTGGTACAGGAAGTCACCCTAACGATGCAAAATCTTGCGGAAATGAGGCAGACGTTTATGATTCAGATAACGAACAGAAGAGTATCAAAGCCATGGGGTACATATTGGTGCAATAA
- the LOC131793550 gene encoding uncharacterized protein: protein MYYNCHFKDVCIADQCRSLEFVPEKAFDGKRLINHTIRTVEITVSGFCENLCYMVPDCVSINLYTRGDGNGNYQCELNNATHEGHEEKLIDQEMYFYHAAESNCVQNPCKNNATCQSGFTKKGYRCLCTAGFEGPICQRDINECVRGIHKCSPDAFCNNTKGSYNCTCKNGFTGNGRECKDINECLEMLHTCSPHAFCNNTKGAYNCTCKHGLTGNGRECIFKFVPGGSSCKEIHGISNVSGVVTLLVDSQSLSVFCHMGNFGCGDGGWTPVMKIDGRETTFHYDKHYWTNYEGYNIPGGKTGFDGQESKLPTYWNTSFSKICLGMKIDQQLRFIVIHKQADSLYSLIADGQYHATPLGREKWKELIGSQGSLQRKCNKEGFNAVCSSTGFSKARIGIVSNGRNECDSCDSRIGFGTGGRPDNLNTCGNVAGVSPDNGYKKIKAMGYILVQ, encoded by the exons ATGTATTATAATTGCCATTTCAAAGACGTCTGCATCGCAGACCAGTGTCGCAGTTTGGAGTTTGTGCCTGAGAAAGCATTTGACGGGAAACGCCTCATAAACCACACAATTCGCACCGTGGAAATTACAGTTTCCGGGTTCTGCGAAAACTTGTGTTATATGGTGCCCGACTGTGTCAGCATTAATCTTTATACAAGGGGAGATGGAAATGGAAACTATCAATGTGAACTGAACAATGCTACTCATGAAGGACACGAAGAAAAGTTGATAGACCAAGAGATGTATTTTTATCACGCAGCTGAG AGCAATTGTGTCCAAAATCCTTGTAAAAACAATGCCACTTGTCAAAGCGGATTTACCAAGAAAGGTTATCGGTGTCTGTGTACCGCTGGATTTGAGGGTCCGATTTGCCAAAGAG aCATCAACGAATGTGTTCGTGGGATACACAAATGCAGCCCTGATGCGTTttgcaacaataccaaaggTTCATACAATTGCACATGCAAAAATGGATTCACGGGAAATGGACGAGAATGTAAAG ATATCAACGAGTGTCTTGAAATGTTACACACCTGCAGTCCTCATGCATTTTGCAATAACACCAAAGGGGCATACAATTGTACATGTAAACATGGACTTACTGGAAATGGACGAGAAT GTATTTTTAAATTCGTTCCAGGAGGTTCCTCgtgtaaagaaattcatggCAT ATCCAATGTGAGTGGTGTGGTTACCCTTCTTGTTGACTCCCAATCATTGTccgttttctgtcacatgggaaattttgggtgtggagatggaggatggacaccagtcatgaagattgacggcagAGAG ACCACCTTCCATTATGATAAGCATTACTGGACAAATTACGAAGGATACAATATTCCCGGAGGAAAAACTGGGTTCGACGGACAAGAATCAAAGTTAcccacctactggaacacatccttctccaagatctgtcttgGTATGAAGATCGACCAACAGCTCAGGTTCATCGTCATCCACAAGCAAGCTGACTCTCTGTACTCACTGATTGCTGATGGCCAATACCACGCCACCCCACTGGGTCGTGAGAAGTGGAAAGAGTTGATTGGTTCCCAAGGCTCATTACAGAGAAAATGCAACAAAGAAGGGTTCAATGCCGTTTGTAGTTCGACAGGATTTTCTAAAGCCAGAATTGGCATTGTAAGCAACGGCAGGAATGAGTGTGACTCGTGCGATTCAAGGATCGGATTTGGCACGGGCGGGAGGCCTGACAATTTAAACACGTGCGGTAACGTGGCCGGTGTTTCTCCAGATAATGGatacaaaaaaatcaaggcCATGGGATACATCTTGGTACAATAA
- the LOC136282530 gene encoding uncharacterized protein: MSLVPKVDEVREFIFRRNITIAFITETWLKETVSDRVVDIPDFAVLRQDRKRDSHGGVCAYIKEGYCRYKHLKELNYCDEHESLWLHLTPTRLPRGFSCIIAAVIYHPPKSDDRSFREHLFQSLTLMESKYLNCGILVTGDFNRLDIGCLLRYFRLKQIVKEHTPKDATLDLILMNMHDHYSQPFAPLGLSDHNVVVATPLHGKRINNTKKTITKRDLWASSKASMGRFLNGIHWSILFSPLEGCKEMWNVFSKVVRTGLDILMPEKQFRICTADAPWMTQRVKALILKRQKAFTMHGPESSQFKYLRNLVNRERKACRARYYESKVQQLKGKNPKKWWDEVKPLSGAKSRNGDLVKLINTEQFSSLSGPDQANAINSAFLEPLQVYKLHEPLAHSPWRTHPNF; encoded by the coding sequence ATGTCTCTTGTCCCCAAAGTTGATGAAGTACGGGAATTTATTTTCCGCAGAAATATCACTATCGCGTTCATCACGGAAACCTGGTTAAAGGAGACCGTGTCCGATAGAGTCGTCGACATTCCGGATTTCGCTGTGCTGCGTCAAGATAGGAAAAGAGACTCGCACGGAGGTGTGTGCGCATATATAAAAGAGGGGTACTGCAGATATAAACATCTTAAAGAACTAAACTACTGTGACGAGCATGAGAGTTTATGGCTTCATTTAACACCCACTCGTCTCCCACGGGGGTTCTCCTGCATCATTGCTGCAGTAATTTACCATCCACCAAAGTCGGACGACAGATCATTTCGGGAGCACCTGTTTCAATCCCTTACTCTGATGGAATCAAAGTATCTCAACTGCGGTATCCTAGTAACCGGCGATTTCAATCGTTTGGATATCGGTTGCCTGTTGAGGTACTTTCGCCTCAAACAAATCGTGAAAGAGCATACCCCGAAAGACGCTACCCTTGATCTTATACTGATGAATATGCATGATCACTACTCCCAACCTTTCGCACCACTTGGGTTGTCCGATCATAATGTCGTGGTGGCGACTCCACTGCACGGGAAACGCATCAACAACACCAAGAAAACCATTACCAAGCGAGACCTATGGGCCAGCTCTAAAGCGTCAATGGGGAGATTTCTGAACGGCATCCATTGGTCCATATTGTTTTCTCCACTCGAGGGGTGCAAGGAAATGTGGAACGTTTTTTCCAAGGTAGTGCGCACTGGTCTTGACATCTTAATGCCAGAGAAACAATTTCGTATTTGTACAGCCGACGCCCCGTGGATGACTCAGAGAGTGAAAGCCCTTATCCTGAAGAGACAAAAGGCCTTTACTATGCATGGCCCCGAGTCCTCTCAATTCAAGTACCTTAGAAACCTCGTTAACCGGGAGAGGAAAGCGTGTCGAGCCCGCTATTACGAATCAAAGGTTCAACAGCTAAAAGGCAAAAATCCCAAGAAATGGTGGGACGAGGTTAAGCCACTAAGTGGCGCCAAGTCAAGAAACGGTGACCTAGTGAAGCTAATAAACACTGAGCAATTTTCAAGTCTCTCCGGACCAGACCAAGCAAATGCCATTAACTCTGCGTTTCTCGAGCCTCTTCAAGTTTACAAGTTACACGAGCCACTTGCCCATTCCCCCTGGAGGACACACCCAAATTTTTAA